In Haloterrigena turkmenica DSM 5511, a single genomic region encodes these proteins:
- a CDS encoding MMPL family transporter — translation MSGPRRIATWLTDHAAVVLVAALLVTVVLGAGLPHLEGESSLGQFESDSPERQAQRAAAERFSSGQAENQTTVQLAVRGAEDDVLSRQSLRSTLELQRAIREDERIEPTLADESPTVGLENVVATSLVHRDEIAAMEARAEELERRERRLNATAEELRTALEDVRDRQRAYDELNDSHEAGEVGEGEYRNRSDELDAEIESIVAEAAADLDANETAAFERAAGTVRATQRTLHATDRDEFDSDAVYRRARNRLEDDLSAAYTDGTVGVLSDEYERLRADAADLRAERRALEESGQPPLDEQLAALEAANASTYEATLERLLEEREGPFSDLALEFLPADYEPGDDAGPPETRLIVVTQDRDPDASGNGPDAVDERHVESQRAIASLADDHAAGADHEYAIFGFGLFSEEIERSLTESLTIVAPIAVAFVVLTLAVAYRDPLDIALGVLGILAVLVWTFGFAGWAGIAINQVLVAVPVLLIGLSIDYAVHVIMRHREHRERASAGDDAVASASETDASDVRGSMTTALAGVGIALAWATVTTAVGFLSNLVSPIAPIREFGLVSTVGILAAFAIFGAVVPAAKVEIDARLERRGIDRRRRAFGTGARLGSILSLGARAARTAPLAVVACALVLTVASAYGATTVDTTLEQDDFLVEEPPEWTDDLPDRIAPGEYRANRDRTYLERHFQGGSARTQVLVEGDVTRPETLRRLAAAQNETGEMETVATDSSDGSAVESPLTVMETVAAENESFNASFQVADRDGDGIPDRNVGRLYDRLFEIAPDEAATVIARPEGSDGAAGSRSAIDESSAGGEYDSVRLLVDVRRDAPGERVTRETRALAATLESESAGDGTGTGTATTRTVGSTATVTATATGNPVVTHVLERAVLTAMLESLAITLAVVAAILAVAYRLTGVGAAFGAVTVLPVCLTVPWTLGTMAVLGIPLNALTGTVASLTIGMGVAYCLHVGSRYRMELRRGASTDDALAATVRGTGGALLGSAATTIGGVATLALAIVPILRQFGAITALLIAYAFAASVFVLPSLLVLWTRAVGPESASGASGDETSLETGSTGDAIETSADTGTAADAPSESEATADAVAGDSSDDAPVKTS, via the coding sequence ATGAGCGGCCCCCGTCGCATCGCGACGTGGCTCACCGACCACGCCGCGGTCGTCCTCGTCGCGGCGCTGCTGGTCACGGTCGTTCTCGGGGCCGGACTGCCCCACCTCGAGGGGGAGTCCTCGCTTGGGCAGTTCGAGAGCGACTCGCCGGAGCGCCAGGCCCAGCGGGCGGCCGCGGAGCGATTTTCGTCCGGACAAGCGGAGAATCAGACGACCGTCCAACTCGCCGTTCGCGGTGCGGAAGACGACGTCCTCTCGAGGCAATCGTTGCGTTCGACCCTCGAACTCCAGCGAGCGATCCGCGAGGACGAGCGGATCGAACCGACGCTCGCCGACGAGTCGCCGACGGTCGGCCTCGAGAACGTCGTGGCGACGTCGCTCGTCCACCGTGACGAGATCGCGGCCATGGAGGCCCGCGCCGAGGAACTGGAACGACGCGAGCGGCGGCTCAACGCGACCGCCGAGGAGCTACGGACGGCACTCGAGGACGTCCGCGACCGCCAGCGGGCGTACGACGAGTTGAACGACTCTCACGAGGCGGGGGAAGTCGGCGAAGGAGAGTACCGGAATCGGTCCGACGAACTGGACGCGGAGATCGAGTCGATCGTCGCGGAGGCCGCCGCCGATCTCGACGCGAACGAAACCGCGGCGTTCGAGCGCGCGGCCGGGACCGTCAGAGCGACCCAGCGCACGCTGCACGCGACCGACCGCGACGAGTTCGACAGCGACGCCGTCTACCGGCGCGCCCGGAACCGCCTCGAGGACGACCTATCGGCGGCCTACACGGACGGGACGGTCGGCGTCCTGAGCGACGAGTACGAGCGGCTCCGCGCCGACGCCGCTGACCTCCGCGCCGAGCGGCGGGCGCTCGAAGAGTCGGGCCAGCCGCCGCTGGACGAGCAGCTCGCGGCCCTCGAGGCGGCCAACGCGTCTACCTACGAGGCGACGCTCGAGCGGCTCCTCGAGGAGCGGGAGGGGCCGTTCAGCGACCTCGCCCTCGAGTTCCTGCCGGCCGATTACGAGCCGGGCGACGATGCGGGGCCGCCGGAGACGCGACTGATCGTCGTCACGCAGGACCGCGATCCCGACGCGTCCGGGAACGGACCGGACGCCGTCGACGAGCGACACGTCGAGAGCCAGCGGGCGATCGCGTCGCTGGCAGACGACCACGCCGCGGGAGCCGATCACGAGTACGCGATCTTCGGGTTCGGACTGTTCTCCGAGGAGATCGAGCGGTCGCTGACCGAGAGCCTGACCATCGTCGCCCCCATCGCGGTGGCGTTCGTCGTCCTGACGTTGGCGGTCGCGTACCGCGATCCCCTGGATATCGCCCTCGGCGTCCTCGGGATTCTGGCGGTACTGGTCTGGACGTTCGGCTTCGCGGGGTGGGCCGGAATCGCGATCAATCAGGTGCTGGTCGCCGTCCCCGTGTTGCTGATCGGGCTGTCGATCGACTACGCCGTCCACGTGATCATGCGCCACCGGGAGCACCGCGAACGGGCTTCGGCGGGTGACGACGCCGTCGCGAGTGCGTCCGAGACCGACGCATCCGACGTCCGCGGCTCGATGACTACAGCGCTGGCGGGCGTCGGGATCGCGCTCGCGTGGGCGACCGTGACGACCGCGGTCGGCTTCCTCTCGAATCTCGTGAGTCCGATCGCGCCGATCCGGGAGTTCGGACTGGTCAGCACCGTCGGCATCCTCGCCGCGTTCGCGATCTTTGGGGCCGTCGTCCCGGCGGCGAAGGTCGAGATCGACGCGCGGTTGGAGCGACGCGGTATCGACCGCCGCCGGAGAGCGTTCGGGACGGGAGCTCGCCTCGGTTCGATCCTGTCGCTCGGGGCTCGAGCGGCCCGCACCGCGCCGCTCGCGGTGGTGGCCTGCGCGCTCGTGCTCACTGTCGCGAGCGCCTACGGCGCGACGACCGTCGATACGACCCTCGAGCAGGACGACTTCCTCGTCGAAGAGCCCCCCGAGTGGACCGACGACCTCCCCGATCGGATCGCGCCCGGCGAGTACCGGGCCAATCGGGACCGGACGTACCTCGAGCGGCACTTCCAGGGCGGGTCGGCTCGGACGCAGGTCCTCGTCGAAGGCGACGTGACCCGTCCCGAGACCCTCCGGCGGCTCGCGGCGGCGCAAAACGAGACCGGCGAGATGGAGACGGTCGCGACCGACTCGAGCGACGGTTCGGCGGTCGAGAGCCCGCTGACGGTGATGGAGACGGTCGCCGCAGAGAACGAGTCGTTTAACGCTAGCTTCCAGGTGGCCGATCGAGACGGCGACGGGATTCCCGACCGGAACGTCGGCCGCCTATACGATCGACTCTTCGAGATCGCACCCGACGAAGCCGCGACCGTCATCGCTCGCCCGGAAGGGAGCGACGGCGCCGCCGGATCGCGATCGGCGATCGACGAGTCGTCGGCCGGCGGCGAGTACGACTCCGTTCGGCTGCTCGTCGACGTCCGCAGGGACGCTCCCGGCGAGCGCGTGACGCGGGAGACCCGCGCGCTCGCCGCCACGCTCGAGTCGGAGAGTGCCGGAGACGGGACCGGAACCGGAACCGCTACCACCCGGACCGTCGGGTCGACCGCGACCGTGACGGCGACCGCGACCGGCAACCCGGTCGTCACCCACGTCCTCGAGCGGGCGGTCCTGACCGCGATGCTCGAGAGCCTGGCGATCACGCTGGCGGTGGTCGCGGCGATCCTCGCCGTCGCGTACCGCCTGACGGGCGTCGGAGCCGCGTTCGGCGCGGTGACCGTGCTCCCGGTCTGTCTGACGGTCCCCTGGACGCTCGGAACCATGGCGGTACTGGGAATCCCGCTGAACGCGCTGACGGGGACGGTGGCCAGTCTGACCATCGGGATGGGCGTCGCCTACTGTCTCCACGTCGGGTCCCGGTACCGGATGGAACTCCGGCGCGGGGCCTCGACCGACGACGCGCTGGCGGCGACCGTTCGCGGAACCGGCGGCGCCCTGCTCGGCAGCGCGGCGACGACGATCGGCGGCGTCGCGACGCTGGCGCTCGCGATCGTTCCGATCCTCCGCCAGTTTGGGGCGATCACCGCCCTGCTGATCGCGTACGCGTTCGCGGCGAGCGTGTTCGTGCTTCCGTCGCTGCTCGTGCTCTGGACGCGTGCAGTCGGCCCGGAGTCCGCCTCGGGCGCTTCTGGTGACGAAACGTCGCTCGAGACCGGTTCCACGGGGGACGCGATCGAGACGTCGGCCGATACCGGGACAGCCGCTGACGCGCCCAGCGAGAGCGAAGCGACGGCCGACGCCGTGGCTGGCGACTCGAGCGACGACGCGCCCGTCAAAACGTCCTGA